Proteins from one Xenopus tropicalis strain Nigerian chromosome 1, UCB_Xtro_10.0, whole genome shotgun sequence genomic window:
- the s1pr3 gene encoding sphingosine 1-phosphate receptor 3, giving the protein MASGSLPSKKLEPRRCDEVINRHYNYTGKLKERELDHMDMTEIVFLIICSLIVLENLMVLIAIWKNNRFHNRMYFFIGNLALCDMLAGIAYIVNICMSGSKTMDISLTAWFVREGSMFIALGASTFSLLAIAIERHLTMIKMRPYDANKKYRVFLLIGTCWLISFSLGALPILGWNCIEDLPNCSTILPLYSKRYVGFCISIFIAILIAIVILYARIYILVKSSSRRVTNHSNSERSMALLRTVVIVVGVFIACWSPLFILLLIDVACEVKTCSILYKAQWFIALAVLNSALNPVIYTLASKEMRRAFFRLVCSCLVKTNNSRSLPIQPTPDQSRSKCSSSSNSPKHKSIIQTNGHSKDEKSESSYHNGNFTK; this is encoded by the coding sequence ATGGCTTCAGGATCTCTGCCTTCCAAAAAATTGGAACCCCGGAGGTGTGATGAAGTGATAAATCGTCATTACAACTACACAGGAAAACTCAAGGAAAGAGAGCTAGATCATATGGACATGACCGAAATAGTGTTTCTCATAATCTGCAGTTTAATAGTACTTGAGAATCTAATGGTTCTAATTGCTATCTGGAAGAACAACAGATTCCACAACAGGATGTACTTTTTTATTGGCAACCTTGCACTTTGTGACATGCTAGCAGGGATAGCTTACATTGTCAACATTTGTATGTCTGGAAGTAAAACTATGGATATTTCACTGACAGCCTGGTTTGTTAGGGAGGGCAGTATGTTCATCGCTCTAGGAGCTTCCACATTTAGCCTGTTAGCAATTGCAATTGAGAGGCACTTAACAATGATCAAAATGAGGCCTTACGATGCCAACAAGAAGTACAGAGTGTTTCTTTTAATTGGAACTTGTTGGCTCATCTCTTTTTCTCTTGGTGCCTTGCCAATCCTTGGCTGGAACTGCATTGAGGACTTACCAAACTGCTCCACAATCTTGCCTCTGTACTCAAAACGCTATGTTGGATTTTGCATTAGTATATTCATAGCCATTCTGATTGCAATCGTCATCCTCTATGCAAGAATCTACATACTGGTTAAATCCAGCAGCCGGAGAGTCACAAACCACAGTAATTCAGAAAGATCTATGGCACTTCTCAGGACTGTTGTTATTGTGGTGGGGGTTTTTATTGCCTGTTGGTCCCCTTTATTTATCCTTCTCTTGATAGATGTTGCCTGTGAAGTTAAAACATGTTCCATATTATATAAAGCGCAGTGGTTTATAGCTCTTGCTGTTCTCAACTCTGCCTTGAATCCAGTCATCTATACTCTGGCAAGCAAGGAAATGCGTCGGGCATTCTTTCGCCTGGTGTGCAGCTGTTTGGTCAAGACAAACAACTCCAGATCTTTACCAATTCAACCAACACCAGATCAGAGCAGGAGCAAATGCAGTAGCAGCAGCAATTCTCCAAAACATAAAAGCATCATACAGACTAATGGCCATAGTAAAGATGAAAAAAGTGAATCCTCATACCATAATGGAAATTTCACCAAATAA
- the LOC100496269 gene encoding traf2 and NCK-interacting protein kinase has protein sequence MPFCAPRRKRTAEFGCLSEIYKPPDGRLTKETQIGEGGTGAVFMGHHHRRGKVAVKMANITRDEESVCREVSFLLKFSRHRNIASYYGAYYHPAPNEESSEYLELVLEYCSGGSLYNLIDSTEGQSLKETWIGYVCREVLKALNHIHHHRAVHRDIKSPNVMLTKKGNIKLSE, from the exons CGTACAGCTGAATTCGGATGCCTCTCCGAAATTTATAAG cctcctgatggtcggctgaccaaggagACGCAAATCGGAGAGGGCGGCACTGGAGCCGTGTTCATG GGCCATCACCATCGCAGAGGTAAGGTAGCCGTCAAGATGGCCAACATCACTCGG GATGAGGAGTCAGTCTGCCGAGAGGTAAGCTTTCTCCTGAAGTTCAGCAGGCACAGGAACATCGCCTCTTACTATGGAGCTTATTACCACCCTGCTCCAAACGAGGAGTCATCGGAGTATCTGGAG CTTGTCCTTGAGTACTGCAGCGGCGGCTCCCTGTACAACCTGATCGACAGCACCGAAGGCCAATCCCTGAAGGAGACCTGGATTGGCTATGTCTGCAGGGAGGTATTGAAG GCTCTCAACCACATTCACCACCACCGGGCCGTTCACAGGGACATCAAGAGCCCCAACGTGATGCTCACCAAGAAGGGGAACATCAAACTCAGTGAGTAA